The sequence below is a genomic window from Bosea sp. F3-2.
AAGCGCCGCCAGGCTGGAGGGCGAGCCAGTCCCAATGCCGCGGCAGCAGCGTGACCTCGCGCGCGACCACGCCGAGCTTGGGCCGGCCTCGCCCACGCGGCGCTTCGGCGCCGCCTGTTTCCGGCGTGGTGCGTGAGGTCTCGTCGGGTTGGGGCGCAAGCCGTGCGACGATCTCAGCATCGCTGCCGCGCAGGTCGAGATCGACGACCTTTCCGGTTGCGTCGTCGAAGACGAGGAGCGCGGCTGCAGGATCGGCTGCGAGTGCCGCCTTCACGGCGAGCGCGACGGCAGGTAGCGGGCCGCTGGCGATGCGGGTGGCGTCATGGAAGGCGGTGCTGGGCCTGGGCGAGTTTTGGGACATCGGTACTCCTCGATCGCAGGCTTATTACCCGGGTGATTTGATGTAATCAATATGACCCGGGTAAAATTTATCTGATGCGGTAGCTTGCTTCCGGCTTGCGACTGCGGTCGTCCGATGCTGCAATGCAGCACAAGCCGGCTGTGCTTACGAAGCCGGACGCGCCACGGGAGGGGCGGTCATGACCGTGACGACAAAGGAAAGCCAATCAACTCCCGGTATCGAGGTGCTCGCGGAAGAACTGCTGGGCCGGATCGAAGAGGCGCGCCACGATTCCCGCGACGATCCTTTCGGCAATCCGGTGCTGCGGGTCACGCTCTGGCTGACCCGGTTGATGGATCGCGGCGAGCTGACCATGGAAGGGGCAGGCGAGTTGGTGCGCCAGCTCGGGCGGCAGGCCCTGCGGCAACGCGCCGGGCGCGTCGCCCATTATGTCGGGCTCGACAAGGATGAGGCGGCGGTCTTCGCCGTGCTGGCAGAGGGGGCGGCCGGGGCGGCTGCTTCCTTCGAGGATTTCCAGCAGGCTGTGGAGCGCGCGCGCTTTGCCGCCGTGTTCACCGCGCATCCCACCTTCGGCATGGCGCGCCGGCTCTGCCATGCGCTCGCCGATCTCGCCTCTGGCGGCAGCGCGGGGGAGGCGGTCGTCGGGGAGGCCGATCTCAGCTTCCGCCCCGATGGCCGGATCACGCTGCAGGACGAGTTCGAGCAGGCGCGCTACGCCGTGCGTCACGCCCGCGACGCCATCGACCGGCTGAACGCGGCGTTCTTTGCCGTCGCCCGCGAGCGCTGGCCGGAGCGCTGGACCGGGCTCGCGCCGAAGCCGGTCACGCTCGCCTCCTGGGTCGGCTGCGACACGGACGGGCGCACCGATATCGGCTGGTGGGACACGCTGCGCTACCGACTGGAATCGAAGAGCGGGCAGTTCGCGCGCATCCTCGAAAAGCTGCCGCGCGTGCCGGCGGCTGAGCCTGTCCATGCGCTGGTCGGCGCGGCACTGGCGGCGGTGGAGCGCCAGCTCGCGCTGGCGCCGCCCATCGGCACGCAGCCTTCGCTGCAGGCCTTGCAGGCCTTCGCGCTTGCGCTGGTGCATGAGCGCGAGACCGCGCTGCCGGAAGCCTCCCGCCTGATCGAGGCGCTCGACGGTGCCCTGGCCGCTGCTCCCGACGACGCGACACGGCTCGTGCTTGCGCAGATCCGGGCGGGCTGCCTCGCCCATGGCGTCTCGATCGCGCTGCCGCATTTCCGGCTCAACGCCTCGCAGCTCCACAATGCGCTGCGCTCGGTCATTCCGCTGGAAGAAGAGCCGGGCGAGCCGGCGCAGCGGCGCGCCTTCCTCGCTGCGGCCAACACGGCGCTCGGCAAGATCGAGCCGGTCGCGGTCGATTTCGGGGCGCTGGCGGCCGAGCGGGCCTCGGCAGCGCGCATGATGATGACGATCGCGCAGATCGTGAAGCATGTCGACGGCACCAAGCCGGTGCGCTTCCTGATTGCGGAAACCGAGACGGGCTACACGCTGCTCTGCGCACTCTGGCTCGCCAGCCGCTTCGGCATTGCCGATCGGGTCGAGATATCGCCGCTGTTCGAGACGTCGGACGCGCTGGAGCAGGGGCCGCGCATCATCGACGAGGCGCTGCGCAGCCCGCATTTCCGCGACTATCTCAAGCGCCACGGCCGGCTATGCATCCAGTTCGGCTATTCCGATTCCGGGCGCTATATCGGGCAGGTCGCCTCGACCTTCTGGGTCGAGCGGCTGCGTATCCGCATCGCCGAGCTGCTCGCGCGCTACAAGCTCGCGGATGTCGAGCTCGTCATCTTCGACACCCATGGCGAGTCGGTCGGCCGCGGCGCCCATCCCGACAGCCTGTCGGACCGGTTGGCCTATCTCGACCCGGCCTATGCACAGCAGGCCTTCGCCCGCGCCGGCATCAGGACGGTGCGCGAGACCAGTTTCCAGGGCAGCGACGGCTATCTGCTGTTCGGCACCCCGCAGCTGGCTGGTGCGACCATCGGGCGGATTGCCGAGGCGGTCTTCGCGCCGGCGCAGGCGGTGGACGACCCGATCTATGACGAGCCGGATTTCGCCAGCGAGTTCTTCCAGACCGTGCGCGAGGAGATGAACGCGCTGGTCGACGATCCCGGCTATGCGGCGCTGATCGGCACTTTCGGCCCCTCGCTGCTCGACAAGA
It includes:
- a CDS encoding DUF2239 family protein, which translates into the protein MSQNSPRPSTAFHDATRIASGPLPAVALAVKAALAADPAAALLVFDDATGKVVDLDLRGSDAEIVARLAPQPDETSRTTPETGGAEAPRGRGRPKLGVVAREVTLLPRHWDWLALQPGGASQVLRRLIDEARKNDGGRSRTRAAQAAAYAFISAMAGDREGFEEASRALFAGDSEGFATHSRTWPADIRAYAEKLLAGPADPEHNP
- a CDS encoding phosphoenolpyruvate carboxylase, with translation MTVTTKESQSTPGIEVLAEELLGRIEEARHDSRDDPFGNPVLRVTLWLTRLMDRGELTMEGAGELVRQLGRQALRQRAGRVAHYVGLDKDEAAVFAVLAEGAAGAAASFEDFQQAVERARFAAVFTAHPTFGMARRLCHALADLASGGSAGEAVVGEADLSFRPDGRITLQDEFEQARYAVRHARDAIDRLNAAFFAVARERWPERWTGLAPKPVTLASWVGCDTDGRTDIGWWDTLRYRLESKSGQFARILEKLPRVPAAEPVHALVGAALAAVERQLALAPPIGTQPSLQALQAFALALVHERETALPEASRLIEALDGALAAAPDDATRLVLAQIRAGCLAHGVSIALPHFRLNASQLHNALRSVIPLEEEPGEPAQRRAFLAAANTALGKIEPVAVDFGALAAERASAARMMMTIAQIVKHVDGTKPVRFLIAETETGYTLLCALWLASRFGIADRVEISPLFETSDALEQGPRIIDEALRSPHFRDYLKRHGRLCIQFGYSDSGRYIGQVASTFWVERLRIRIAELLARYKLADVELVIFDTHGESVGRGAHPDSLSDRLAYLDPAYAQQAFARAGIRTVRETSFQGSDGYLLFGTPQLAGATIGRIAEAVFAPAQAVDDPIYDEPDFASEFFQTVREEMNALVDDPGYAALIGTFGPSLLDKTGSRPAARQSEGAGPTRIRHPRELRAIPNNAILQQLGWMANSMHGVGHAASRSPDLFRAMRERSERFDRAYRLAAYAMAHSDLDVLRAYLDSLDPGSWFDRARRTVREGRREELLAVAEALSRLELAPALRRLFWRLSADALKLKVAAEDAPQMPVRLAALHALRLAAMHRIWLACVHIPDFRPHAGLTREALIERLLRLDVPACLALLAEIFPRDPDPTIGLDFGEPPGPREGGTYEALHRDVFAPMLALFELIREISGAIQHEIGAFG